One window from the genome of Dyadobacter sp. CECT 9275 encodes:
- a CDS encoding glycosyltransferase family 4 protein, producing the protein MRVLVIHNQLWAHYKSKLFAEIHKVFEEKFPDSSFFVTHIADHEASRGAMKNDDSISFYHYPYQVLFHTNLEAVGFKNRLVALFRAFHRYNPTVLNVTGYFDWAQVLLMCYARLKGVKIVLSTESSTADHNRSVIKEMIKSRIVGLAHACFCFGSSSAQYLKTLGVPDDRIAVKNAAVIDESIIRTRFDKAREAGGKTGNSFIFVGRLALEKNLEMLINAFKKVNQSAKHSWKLLLVGNGPEEEKLRTLAAGDPLIEFAGSHAWYTVPEFLAKSDVLILPSKSEPWGLVVNEAMVCSMPVIVSEKCGCAPDLVRQGQNGYLFHPDQIAELETALASFINNPEQIVDMGAKSMEIIKPFSSTNVAAEMVACYEKLNDR; encoded by the coding sequence ATGCGTGTACTTGTCATTCACAATCAGCTATGGGCGCATTACAAGTCGAAGCTGTTTGCTGAGATTCATAAAGTCTTTGAAGAAAAATTTCCCGACAGTTCGTTTTTCGTAACGCATATAGCCGACCATGAAGCAAGCCGGGGGGCGATGAAAAATGATGACAGTATCTCTTTCTATCACTATCCTTACCAGGTACTTTTCCATACAAATCTGGAAGCGGTAGGATTCAAAAATCGCCTGGTAGCCCTATTCAGAGCGTTTCACCGGTACAATCCTACGGTTCTTAACGTTACAGGATATTTCGACTGGGCCCAGGTTCTGCTCATGTGTTATGCTCGACTAAAAGGGGTAAAAATTGTCCTTTCAACGGAATCGTCCACTGCTGATCATAACCGGTCCGTCATTAAGGAGATGATTAAAAGCAGGATTGTTGGCCTGGCCCATGCTTGTTTTTGTTTTGGCAGCAGCTCCGCTCAGTACCTGAAAACGCTGGGTGTACCTGACGACCGGATTGCAGTAAAAAATGCAGCGGTTATTGATGAAAGTATCATCAGGACCAGGTTTGACAAAGCTCGGGAGGCAGGAGGCAAGACTGGTAATTCCTTTATATTTGTTGGAAGACTGGCCCTGGAAAAAAATCTTGAAATGCTGATCAATGCTTTCAAAAAGGTGAACCAATCAGCCAAACACTCCTGGAAATTATTGCTGGTAGGCAACGGGCCTGAGGAGGAAAAACTGAGGACTCTGGCGGCGGGAGATCCTCTGATTGAATTTGCCGGAAGCCATGCATGGTATACCGTGCCCGAATTTCTGGCCAAAAGTGATGTACTGATATTACCCAGCAAATCGGAACCATGGGGACTGGTGGTAAACGAAGCAATGGTATGCAGCATGCCGGTGATCGTATCAGAAAAATGCGGCTGCGCACCGGACCTCGTCCGTCAGGGCCAGAACGGCTATCTCTTCCATCCAGATCAGATCGCAGAACTGGAAACTGCCCTGGCCAGTTTCATAAACAATCCAGAGCAAATCGTTGATATGGGTGCAAAGTCAATGGAAATTATAAAGCCATTCTCATCAACAAACGTAGCAGCCGAAATGGTGGCATGCTACGAAAAACTTAATGACAGGTAA
- a CDS encoding glycosyltransferase — protein MRILNICAYTWAIGGPARIIYDHTLEVLRQGHEVDILSPMTPGEKMYTVPEGARLIACARTTPLSNYYREFSIPMYRYLKEHINEYDVIHMHGIWHFGSLAPFLIPNKAVKVITIHGLLDKWAIAHSKWKKKLVTVLYQKRLLGKADLIQINNTDEEQDVIRYLGYRPKNMAIIPNGMKLSEYTNLPEKGLFRSKNGIAASKQIILFMGRLNIKKGLDLLLPAFMQVHAQLPDALLILAGPDDGYQAETEEFINRHNLGDRVRLVGMLTDTLKKEALSDADLFVLPSYSEGFSIAVLEAMTAGVPALVSDRVGFGDYIKKYQAAYLTPLTGEGVAEGLLKILQDEAYRSSISKKAFEMVKQNFDIRVVANQLLEEYKKVNKL, from the coding sequence ATGCGGATTTTAAACATATGCGCCTATACCTGGGCTATCGGCGGACCGGCACGTATTATTTATGACCATACACTGGAAGTACTCCGGCAGGGACATGAGGTGGATATTCTGAGCCCTATGACGCCGGGCGAAAAAATGTATACTGTACCCGAAGGTGCCCGCCTCATTGCATGTGCCCGCACAACACCACTCAGCAACTATTACAGAGAGTTTTCAATTCCTATGTACCGGTATCTGAAAGAACATATCAACGAATATGACGTCATTCACATGCATGGGATATGGCATTTTGGTAGCCTGGCCCCCTTTCTCATACCTAATAAGGCAGTTAAAGTAATCACGATCCATGGTTTGCTGGATAAATGGGCCATAGCACACAGCAAGTGGAAAAAGAAACTGGTAACGGTGCTTTACCAAAAAAGGCTGCTGGGAAAGGCCGATCTCATACAGATCAACAATACGGATGAAGAACAGGATGTGATCAGATACCTGGGTTACAGGCCTAAAAATATGGCGATCATACCGAATGGCATGAAGTTATCAGAGTATACCAATCTTCCTGAGAAGGGCTTGTTCAGATCAAAAAATGGTATTGCAGCCAGCAAGCAGATCATCCTTTTCATGGGACGGCTTAATATCAAAAAAGGGCTTGATCTTTTGCTCCCTGCTTTCATGCAGGTACATGCGCAGTTGCCCGACGCACTACTCATACTTGCAGGCCCCGATGATGGCTATCAGGCTGAAACGGAAGAATTTATAAACCGTCATAATCTTGGAGACAGGGTCCGACTGGTCGGGATGCTGACAGATACACTAAAAAAAGAAGCATTGTCGGATGCCGATCTTTTCGTTCTTCCATCCTATTCCGAAGGATTTTCCATAGCCGTACTCGAAGCAATGACAGCCGGAGTACCGGCCTTGGTTTCGGATAGAGTGGGTTTTGGTGATTACATCAAAAAATACCAGGCGGCCTATCTCACCCCGCTTACGGGAGAGGGAGTTGCAGAAGGACTTCTTAAAATATTACAAGACGAAGCATATCGGTCATCTATTTCAAAAAAAGCTTTTGAGATGGTTAAACAAAACTTTGATATTCGTGTCGTTGCAAATCAATTGTTGGAAGAATACAAGAAAGTTAATAAATTGTAA